GGACCAGGCCTCGGTCGCGATGCCGTGCTCGCGGCCGTACGCGCGGAGCTCGTCTTGGACGAGGTACGGGTGCACCTCGATCTGGTTCACGGCCGGGGTGATCGTGGTCTCGGAGGCGAGACGGTTGAGGTGGTGGGTCTGGAAGTTCGAGACACCGATCGAGCGGGCGGTGCCGCCGCGGTAGAGCTCCTCCATCGCCTGCCAGGTCGGCACGAAGTCCGACACCGTGGGCAGCGGCCAGTGGATGAGGAACAGGTCGGTGTAGCCGCCGAGCAGGTCGGCCGACTTCTTGCCGTTCTCGAGCGCCGCATCCGGGTCGTGGAACCCGTTGTTGAGCTTCGAGGTGACGAAGATCTCCGAGCGGTCGATGCCGGATTCGGCGATCGCCTCGCCGACCTCCTTCTCGTTGCCGTACATCTCGGCGGTGTCGATGTGGCG
The Curtobacterium citreum genome window above contains:
- a CDS encoding aldo/keto reductase, which translates into the protein MTVPNITLNDGKTIPQLGFGVFQIEPENTKEATLTALEVGYRHIDTAEMYGNEKEVGEAIAESGIDRSEIFVTSKLNNGFHDPDAALENGKKSADLLGGYTDLFLIHWPLPTVSDFVPTWQAMEELYRGGTARSIGVSNFQTHHLNRLASETTITPAVNQIEVHPYLVQDELRAYGREHGIATEAWSPIAQGLVLDDETITRIAGNTGKTPAQVVLRWHIQRGDIVFPKSVTRSRVEENFAIFDFELSDDDMTAITSLDKGHRTGPDPDTFDYVPA